A genomic window from Vicia villosa cultivar HV-30 ecotype Madison, WI unplaced genomic scaffold, Vvil1.0 scaffold8, whole genome shotgun sequence includes:
- the LOC131643201 gene encoding zinc finger protein ZAT9-like encodes MEEKKFECRYCLRKFLCGKSLGGHIRTHMMSENEERRIMNANAAAANTVFKFDDGRKRKRSELGSSSVGGDDGNYIYGLRENPKKTTRFVHSNAAAATTVQNERFCKDCGKGFFSLKALCGHMASHSEKGVVSGVGVRDSQSDTEDSVPTDTRKSKRMKLKIISNENRPSSSSPPWGNCSSSISEVDQDHEEVARTLMMLSRDYSFKGRFALRTDSSENNSAVVEPEAKLKLKLKSKMVDTKVVGTGMIKVNGMTMKYYGEGYDSDNSDSGYFLHGPKKVESDDASSEWCLRNRFQDHDFASSKKIQSNKNNGYGNDEMYSGLKNVRESYSDESVYESDENSTDSDSYTAPKAQANKSNMNGAKSGNYKKSSSKGKKKVKSKKNKEHDCPLCPRTFKSGQALGGHKRSHFVGGGYDESTLVIRPGAQALAPARALAPVRAPAPAPAAVNACLIDLNLPAPDDE; translated from the coding sequence ATGGAAGAGAAGAAGTTTGAGTGTAGGTATTGTTTACGAAAGTTTCTTTGTGGTAAGTCTCTTGGTGGTCACATAAGGACTCATATGATGAGTGAGAATGAAGAGAGAAGAATAATGAATGCTAATGCTGCTGCTGCTAACACTGTGTTTAAGTTTGATGatggaagaaagagaaagagatctGAATTAGGGTCTAGTAGTGTTGGTGGTGACGATGGAAACTACATTTATGGTCTTAGAGAGAATCCCAAGAAAACAACTAGGTTTGTGCATTCCAATGCTGCTGCTGCTACTACTGTTCAGAATGAAAGATTCTGCAAGGATTGTGGAAAAGGTTTTTTCTCGTTGAAAGCTTTGTGCGGGCACATGGCTTCTCATTCAGAGAAAGGTGTCGTGTCTGGTGTCGGTGTAAGGGATAGTCAGTCGGATACCGAGGATTCGGTTCCGACTGATACCAGGAAGTCAAAGAGAATGAAGCTCAAGATTATTAGTAATGAAAATCGGCCGTCTTCGTCTTCGCCTCCGTGGGGAAACTGTTCTTCTTCGATTTCGGAGGTTGATCAAGATCATGAAGAAGTTGCCAGGACTTTGATGATGTTGTCTAGAGATTATTCTTTCAAGGGTAGGTTTGCTTTGAGGACAGACTCTTCTGAGAACAACTCTGCTGTTGTTGAGCCCGAAgcgaaattgaaattgaaattgaaatcgaAAATGGTTGATACTAAGGTTGTTGGAACTGGGATGATCAAGGTGAATGGTATGACGATGAAGTATTATGGAGAAGGTTATGATTCTGATAACTCTGATTCTGGTTATTTTCTGCACGGTCCTAAAAAGGTAGAATCTGATGATGCTTCAAGCGAGTGGTGTTTAAGGAACCGATTTCAAGATCATGATTTTGCATCAAGTAAGAAGATACAGAGCAATAAGAACAACGGTTATGGTAACGATGAGATGTATTCGGGTTTGAAGAATGTAAGAGAGAGTTATTCAGATGAATCGGTTTATGAGAGTGATGAAAACAGCACTGATAGTGATTCATATACTGCTCCAAAGGCACAAGCCAACAAGAGCAACATGAATGGAGCAAAGAGTGGTAATTACAAGAAGTCAAGTAGCAAAGGGAAGAAGAAAGTGAAGTCAAAGAAAAACAAAGAACATGATTGTCCACTTTGCCCCAGGACTTTCAAGTCAGGACAAGCTTTAGGAGGTCACAAAAGATCACATTTTGTTGGTGGAGGGTATGATGAGAGCACTCTTGTCATTAGACCAGGTGCTCAAGCTCTTGCTCCAGCAAGAGCTCTGGCGCCGGTGCGGGCACCGGCGCCAGCTCCTGCGGCTGTTAATGCTTGCTTGATTGATCTTAACCTGCCTGCTCCTGATGATGAATAG